In a single window of the Agrobacterium fabrum str. C58 genome:
- a CDS encoding methyl-accepting chemotaxis protein, protein MSLKNLPINLKLIATFCALMGVCLLASAVVFWQTRGSERVTIENNRTKDIIQAVDGATAAMLEQAVNQRGFLLFRSDSTYNDVFAQRELMLKKLSDARALAAGQPDILKSIDDMEKSATVFFKELAEPQIAARKTTEAPISEIIEIGRNQAKGQLDGFRAAAAKIKEQLNGLSTVYAAEQQAAARNLEYALLGGGAVAGLLAVLLIWALSRSIVTPIVGMTAAMSRLADGDLTTEVPATDRGDEVGKMAKAVLVFKEAGLEKSRLAGETDRMRSATDAERRRNEEEKARDEAASAFASAELGKGLAALADGDLSYRIETPFVPAIDPVRVNFNSAVEKLQQALRTVGENAAAINAGASEMLSAADDLSRRTEQQAASIEETAAALEEVTTTVRDSARGAEDAGNLVQRARAGAEKSGVVVRKAVAAMREIEKSSGEIGNIIGVIDDIAFQTNLLALNAGVEAARAGDAGKGFAVVAQEVRELAQRSANAAKEIKTLIGASSQQVENGVNLVDETGKALELIVSEVEEINAHVSAIVVAAREQATGLQEINTAVNTMDQGTQQNAAMVEQQTAASHSLAREAEALNSLLGQFRMGGTRAAVAGAGGYSAPRQSSAKPAFQPAPAAPVRKAPVKSASAAARPVASPARALGQSLARAFGGAAEAPAAKDQDWTEF, encoded by the coding sequence ATGTCGCTGAAAAATCTCCCCATTAACCTGAAGCTCATAGCCACCTTCTGTGCCTTGATGGGCGTGTGTCTGCTCGCGTCTGCGGTTGTGTTCTGGCAGACCCGGGGGAGCGAGCGTGTCACGATTGAAAACAACCGCACCAAGGACATCATCCAGGCTGTGGATGGTGCGACGGCGGCCATGCTGGAACAGGCCGTCAACCAGCGCGGTTTCCTGCTGTTCCGCAGCGACAGCACCTATAATGATGTCTTCGCACAGCGCGAACTGATGCTGAAGAAGCTCAGCGACGCCCGCGCCCTGGCCGCCGGCCAGCCTGATATCCTGAAGTCCATCGACGATATGGAAAAATCCGCCACCGTGTTCTTCAAGGAACTGGCAGAGCCGCAGATCGCCGCCCGCAAGACGACGGAAGCGCCGATTTCTGAAATCATCGAGATCGGCCGCAACCAGGCGAAAGGTCAGCTTGATGGCTTCCGCGCTGCCGCCGCCAAGATCAAGGAACAGCTGAACGGCCTGTCCACCGTCTACGCTGCTGAACAGCAGGCTGCCGCCCGCAATCTGGAATACGCGCTTCTGGGCGGCGGTGCCGTCGCCGGCCTTCTCGCCGTTCTCCTGATCTGGGCGCTGTCGCGCTCCATCGTCACGCCGATCGTCGGCATGACGGCGGCCATGAGCCGGCTTGCTGATGGCGACCTGACGACGGAAGTTCCCGCCACGGATCGTGGCGACGAAGTCGGCAAGATGGCGAAGGCCGTTCTGGTCTTCAAGGAAGCCGGTCTCGAAAAATCCCGCCTTGCCGGGGAGACTGACCGCATGCGCTCCGCAACGGACGCCGAACGCCGCCGCAACGAGGAAGAAAAGGCGCGCGACGAAGCCGCCAGCGCCTTCGCCAGCGCCGAGCTTGGCAAGGGCCTTGCCGCTCTCGCCGACGGCGATCTTTCCTATCGCATCGAAACGCCTTTTGTGCCTGCCATCGATCCGGTTCGCGTGAATTTCAACAGCGCGGTCGAAAAGCTGCAGCAGGCGCTGCGCACGGTGGGTGAAAACGCCGCCGCCATCAATGCCGGCGCTTCGGAAATGCTCTCTGCCGCCGACGACCTGTCGCGCCGCACCGAACAGCAGGCGGCCTCCATCGAAGAAACCGCTGCGGCTCTGGAAGAAGTCACCACCACGGTGCGTGATAGCGCCCGCGGTGCGGAGGATGCCGGCAATCTGGTCCAGCGCGCCCGCGCCGGTGCGGAGAAGTCGGGCGTCGTGGTCCGCAAGGCGGTTGCCGCCATGCGCGAGATCGAGAAATCCTCGGGTGAAATCGGCAATATCATCGGCGTCATCGACGATATCGCCTTCCAGACCAACCTCTTGGCGCTGAATGCCGGTGTGGAAGCGGCCCGCGCCGGTGATGCCGGCAAGGGTTTTGCTGTTGTCGCACAGGAAGTTCGCGAACTCGCCCAGCGCTCCGCCAATGCTGCCAAGGAAATCAAGACGCTGATCGGCGCGTCCAGCCAGCAGGTGGAAAACGGTGTCAATCTGGTCGATGAGACCGGCAAGGCTCTGGAACTCATCGTGTCGGAAGTCGAAGAGATCAACGCCCATGTCAGCGCCATCGTCGTTGCCGCCCGCGAACAGGCAACCGGCCTGCAGGAAATCAACACGGCCGTGAACACGATGGATCAGGGCACCCAGCAGAATGCCGCCATGGTGGAACAGCAGACCGCCGCCAGCCATTCTCTGGCCCGCGAAGCGGAAGCGCTGAACAGCCTGCTTGGCCAGTTCCGGATGGGCGGCACGCGCGCCGCCGTCGCCGGTGCCGGCGGATATTCCGCGCCGCGCCAGTCTTCCGCCAAGCCCGCCTTCCAGCCCGCGCCCGCCGCACCGGTTCGCAAGGCCCCGGTCAAGTCGGCTTCCGCAGCCGCACGGCCGGTCGCTTCTCCCGCCCGCGCGCTTGGCCAGAGCCTCGCCCGCGCCTTCGGCGGCGCTGCCGAAGCACCGGCTGCCAAGGATCAGGACTGGACGGAATTCTGA
- a CDS encoding nucleoside recognition domain-containing protein, with protein sequence MPFSTTVRQKTRETLGIYWVLVRITVPIAILTEVLSRMGAIEAAAPAFAPVMNLIGLPPELGLAWLTAMLVGIWGAVPLIFTLVPASSLSAADITVFSALILFAHGLPVEQKIIEKAGPGMLVSTVLRIGGGLLYAFLLHQLLEATGWLSAPVNPARIAMSTTPEWTGYFLGLGETMVWMFVILLALSFGLEILRVTGLLALMMKALSPLLRLAGIRGEAEHLTAIGLFLGISYGAGFLIREAQSGTISPRQVFLSCVFMGFAHSVIEDTLVVMSLGADVYGVLIGRLVFAIAATAVIAALLHRLSDEQFFARMFRVQGT encoded by the coding sequence ATGCCATTTTCAACAACCGTCCGGCAGAAAACGCGGGAAACGCTCGGAATTTACTGGGTACTCGTCCGGATTACCGTTCCGATCGCCATATTGACCGAAGTTCTATCGAGAATGGGGGCAATCGAGGCGGCTGCACCGGCCTTTGCGCCCGTCATGAACCTCATCGGACTTCCCCCGGAACTCGGTCTTGCCTGGCTGACGGCGATGCTGGTCGGCATATGGGGGGCGGTGCCGCTCATCTTCACACTCGTCCCAGCATCATCATTGAGCGCTGCGGATATTACCGTTTTTTCGGCGCTTATCCTCTTTGCCCACGGTCTGCCTGTCGAGCAGAAGATCATTGAAAAGGCAGGACCGGGCATGCTCGTTTCCACGGTGCTGCGCATCGGCGGCGGGCTGCTTTATGCGTTTCTGCTGCACCAGCTTCTGGAGGCGACTGGATGGTTGTCTGCACCGGTGAACCCTGCCCGGATTGCGATGAGCACTACGCCTGAATGGACCGGCTATTTCCTCGGTCTCGGGGAAACCATGGTCTGGATGTTTGTCATCCTCCTTGCCCTGTCGTTCGGACTTGAAATCCTTCGCGTCACCGGTCTGCTGGCGCTGATGATGAAGGCGCTTTCTCCGCTCCTGCGTCTTGCCGGCATTCGCGGCGAGGCGGAACATCTCACCGCCATCGGTCTGTTCCTGGGGATTTCCTATGGTGCGGGTTTCCTGATCCGCGAAGCGCAGTCGGGGACGATCTCACCACGCCAGGTGTTTCTATCCTGCGTGTTCATGGGTTTTGCCCATAGCGTGATTGAAGACACGCTGGTGGTGATGTCGCTCGGCGCCGATGTCTATGGCGTTCTCATCGGGCGGCTTGTTTTCGCCATTGCGGCGACCGCCGTCATTGCCGCCCTGCTGCACCGACTGTCCGATGAGCAGTTTTTTGCCCGGATGTTCCGAGTGCAGGGAACATGA
- a CDS encoding Lrp/AsnC family transcriptional regulator, protein MDGIDRKLLNILQGDASRTNVDMADEVGLSPSSCLRRLQRLCASGVIDRIVAILNPAKAGRVLKALVTVELKLHGEQHMRRFLDIASAEEAVSHAYAVTGATDVVLMLRLRDMEEFDALCDRLFRDQHNVARFFTMVVIKTAKEETAIRL, encoded by the coding sequence ATGGATGGGATCGACCGGAAACTACTGAACATTCTGCAGGGCGATGCCTCGCGCACCAATGTGGATATGGCCGATGAGGTGGGGTTGTCTCCTTCCAGCTGCCTGCGCCGCCTCCAGCGCCTGTGCGCATCCGGCGTGATCGACCGCATTGTCGCGATCCTTAACCCCGCCAAGGCGGGACGCGTCCTCAAGGCGCTGGTGACGGTGGAGCTGAAACTGCACGGCGAGCAGCATATGCGCCGCTTTCTGGACATTGCGAGCGCCGAAGAGGCCGTATCCCACGCCTATGCGGTCACCGGCGCAACCGATGTCGTGCTGATGCTGCGGCTGCGCGATATGGAGGAATTCGACGCCCTGTGTGACCGGCTTTTCCGCGACCAGCACAATGTCGCGCGCTTCTTCACCATGGTCGTCATCAAGACGGCGAAAGAAGAAACGGCGATCCGGCTTTAA
- a CDS encoding ACT domain-containing protein yields MAPRIKLKILNGSYGIARLSASEAIPAWADGGGFVSITRTDDELSIVCLIDRIPQDVRVDPGWSCFKFQGPFAFDETGIVLSVISPLSTNGIGIFVVSTFDGDHLLVRSNDLEKTADLLANAGHSLL; encoded by the coding sequence ATGGCGCCTCGCATTAAACTGAAAATCCTGAATGGTTCCTACGGGATAGCCCGGCTTTCCGCGTCCGAGGCCATTCCGGCATGGGCCGATGGTGGCGGCTTTGTCAGCATCACCCGGACCGATGACGAACTTTCCATCGTCTGCCTGATAGATCGTATACCGCAGGATGTGCGGGTTGATCCCGGTTGGTCGTGTTTCAAGTTTCAGGGTCCGTTTGCCTTTGATGAGACCGGCATCGTTCTGTCGGTCATCTCGCCGTTGTCGACCAATGGAATAGGAATATTCGTGGTTTCGACTTTCGACGGTGACCACCTGCTGGTGAGATCCAATGATCTGGAGAAAACAGCCGACCTGCTGGCAAATGCAGGGCATTCACTCCTTTAA
- a CDS encoding nuclear transport factor 2 family protein: MNSEIELPVQKQLEAYNARDIDAFMAWWADDCQYYAFPATLLAGNAAEIRVRHIERFKEPDLYGELLTRVIVGNVVIDHETVTRNFPEGKGEVDVACIYEVENGRIAKAWFKIGEPRIVSQKS; this comes from the coding sequence TTGAACAGTGAAATCGAACTCCCGGTGCAAAAGCAGCTGGAGGCCTATAATGCCCGCGACATCGATGCATTCATGGCCTGGTGGGCGGATGATTGTCAGTATTATGCGTTCCCGGCGACGCTTCTGGCAGGAAACGCGGCCGAGATACGAGTGCGCCACATCGAGCGCTTCAAGGAGCCGGATTTATACGGGGAACTGCTGACGCGCGTTATTGTTGGAAATGTCGTCATCGACCATGAGACCGTCACGCGGAACTTTCCGGAAGGAAAGGGAGAGGTCGACGTTGCCTGCATCTATGAAGTCGAAAACGGCAGGATCGCCAAGGCTTGGTTCAAGATCGGCGAGCCGCGGATAGTGTCGCAAAAATCCTAG
- a CDS encoding putative quinol monooxygenase, which translates to MHTTYLIGFQVRPGQRERFLELLNALLDAMRHEKTFVNATLHRDGENENRFLLHETWSDHQDVIDVQINRPYRQAWHDALPDLLDAPRDISVWHPMRADYAT; encoded by the coding sequence GTGCACACCACCTATCTCATCGGCTTTCAGGTGCGCCCCGGCCAGCGCGAGCGTTTTCTCGAATTGCTGAACGCGCTGCTCGACGCCATGCGACACGAAAAGACCTTCGTGAACGCAACCCTGCACCGCGATGGTGAAAACGAGAACCGCTTCCTGCTGCACGAAACCTGGAGCGACCATCAGGACGTCATCGACGTTCAGATCAACCGCCCGTATCGACAGGCATGGCACGATGCCCTGCCCGATCTTCTGGATGCGCCGCGGGATATTTCCGTCTGGCATCCCATGCGGGCCGACTACGCCACATAA
- a CDS encoding helix-turn-helix domain-containing protein, with product MTHHREHVGQVLKEWRARRRLSQLDLAIEADISARHLSFVESGRSSPSREMLAKLAEQLSMPARAANRLMLAAGYAPVHSERSLDAPDMAAARQAVETVVHGHMPFPALAVDRHWNVVLANDAITSLLAGVSAELLQSPLNALRLSLHPDGLSSRIVNLAEWRHHLLERLKRQVEETGDDVLSRVYAELASYPAPKLSAHADGADPLAIPLQLRDPSSGATLSFISTTTVFGTATDVTLSELVLECFYPADAATRAALMQGTQE from the coding sequence ATGACACATCATCGCGAACATGTCGGCCAGGTGCTGAAAGAATGGCGAGCCCGCCGCAGGCTGAGCCAGCTCGATCTGGCGATAGAGGCGGACATATCGGCGCGCCATCTGAGCTTCGTGGAAAGCGGGCGTTCATCCCCCAGCCGCGAGATGCTCGCGAAACTGGCGGAGCAGCTTTCCATGCCCGCCCGCGCCGCCAACCGGCTGATGCTGGCGGCGGGTTATGCACCTGTTCATTCTGAACGGTCACTGGATGCACCTGACATGGCGGCAGCCCGGCAAGCCGTCGAAACCGTGGTGCATGGGCACATGCCCTTCCCCGCCCTTGCCGTCGACCGGCACTGGAACGTGGTTCTCGCCAATGATGCGATCACATCGCTGCTCGCCGGCGTTTCCGCCGAGCTGCTTCAGTCGCCGCTCAATGCCTTGCGGCTGAGCCTACATCCCGACGGCCTGAGTTCCCGCATCGTCAACCTTGCCGAATGGCGGCACCACCTGCTGGAGCGGTTGAAACGCCAGGTGGAAGAAACCGGAGACGACGTGCTTTCCCGCGTGTATGCGGAGCTTGCGTCCTATCCCGCACCGAAGCTTTCTGCCCATGCCGACGGGGCCGATCCGCTGGCGATACCGCTCCAGCTTCGTGATCCGTCTTCGGGCGCTACCCTCAGCTTCATTTCAACCACCACGGTTTTCGGTACCGCGACCGATGTCACACTGTCCGAACTGGTGCTGGAATGTTTCTACCCCGCCGATGCGGCAACCCGCGCGGCCCTGATGCAAGGCACCCAGGAGTAA
- a CDS encoding nuclear transport factor 2 family protein, translating into MTQHLTIAQTYLAAWNEEDNERRRHLVGQAWAENTRYVDPLMQGEGQQGIAAMIEAARQKFPGYRFVLAGTPDGHGNFTRFSWRLISPDGDDVAGGTDVVSLNTEGRIDNVVGFLDGAVS; encoded by the coding sequence ATGACGCAACATCTCACAATCGCCCAGACCTATCTCGCAGCCTGGAACGAAGAGGACAATGAACGCCGCAGGCATCTCGTCGGTCAGGCATGGGCAGAAAATACGCGCTATGTCGATCCGCTGATGCAGGGCGAAGGCCAGCAGGGGATTGCCGCGATGATCGAGGCGGCGCGGCAGAAATTTCCGGGATATCGTTTCGTTCTTGCCGGCACCCCGGATGGCCACGGCAACTTCACCCGTTTCTCATGGCGGCTCATTTCGCCTGATGGGGATGATGTTGCGGGTGGTACCGATGTCGTCAGCCTCAATACCGAGGGACGGATCGACAATGTCGTCGGTTTTCTCGATGGCGCTGTATCCTGA